In Ascaphus truei isolate aAscTru1 chromosome 7, aAscTru1.hap1, whole genome shotgun sequence, one genomic interval encodes:
- the LOC142499588 gene encoding uncharacterized protein LOC142499588 → MKFLIFLTLSALLGLAVAGLIPQVTPVKLNEKPEKDQKMGGNEQGNGKTPVQGRDNQTNWQEKGKEPEPQLLKRKGRSLTAQLVTPVKLNEKPEKDQKMGGNEQGNGKTPVQGRDNQTNWHEKGKEPEPQLLKRKGRGTEQQNYTEKGEDRVIGKLDPHEKHNGQGQTPGEKKQGQCGNGKAQGEGQLVGERKGEKPGVKMGQKPEQNGQASKQTPCENKGREKRHLHEKTPEQGQKPSQRPGEEPGQKKQQGPHDKMGHGLAPEKNQGPRDKMGHGLAPEKNQGSHEKMGHGLAPEKTPEQGQKPSQRPGEEPGQKKQQGPHDKMEHGLAPEKNQGPRDKMGHGLAPEKNQGSHEKMGHGLAPEKKHGSNYKKANEPVEKKGQTHNGQPPVQTNQGQPPVQTNQGQPPVQTNQGQPPVQTNQGQPPVQTNQGQPPVQTTINI, encoded by the exons ATGAAGTTTCTCATCTTTCTCACCCTTTCTGCGCTGCTGGGATTGGCAGTAGCGGGACTGATACCACAGG TTACGCCAGTAAAACTAAATGAAAAACCTGAGAAAGACCAAAAGATGGGAGGCAATGAACAGGGGAATGGAAAGACACCAGTACAGGGGAGGGATAACCAAACAAATTGGCAAGAAAAAGGGAAGGAGCCCGAACCACAACTGCTAAAGAGAAAAGGAAGGTCCCTGACAGCTCAgttag TTACGCCAGTAAAACTAAATGAAAAACCTGAGAAAGACCAAAAGATGGGAGGCAATGAACAGGGGAATGGAAAGACACCAGTACAGGGGAGGGATAACCAAACAAATTGGCATGAAAAAGGGAAGGAGCCCGAACCACAACTGCTAAAGAGAAAAGGAAGGGGAACAGAGCAGCAGAATTATACTGAAAAAGGCGAAGATAGAGTAATAGGCAAATTAGATCCACATGAAAAACATAATGGACAGGGACAGACACCAGGAGAGAAAAAACAGGGACAGTGTGGCAATGGAAAAGCTCAAGGAGAGGGACAGTTAGTGggagaaaggaagggagagaaacCAGGAGTGAAAATGGGCCAGAAGCCAGAACAGAATGGCCAAGCCAGCAAGCAGACACCATGTGAAAATAAGGGAAGAGAAAAAAGACATCTACATGAAAAGACCCCAGAACAGGGACAGAAACCAAGTCAGAGACCAGGAGAGGAGCCTGGGCAGAAAAAGCAACAGGGACCACATGATAAAATGGGACATGGATTAGCACCGGAAAAGAACCAGGGGCCACGTGATAAAATGGGTCATGGATTGGCACCGGAGAAGAATCAGGGGTCACATGAGAAAATGGGACATGGATTAGCACCGGAAAAGACCCCAGAACAGGGACAGAAACCAAGTCAGAGACCAGGAGAGGAGCCTGGGCAGAAAAAGCAACAGGGACCACATGATAAAATGGAACATGGATTAGCACCGGAAAAGAACCAGGGGCCACGTGATAAAATGGGTCATGGATTGGCACCGGAGAAGAACCAGGGGTCACATGAGAAAATGGGACATGGATTAGCACCGGAAAAGAAACATGGGTCAAATTATAAAAAGGCAAATGAGCCAGTAGAGAAGAAAGGTCAGACACATAATGGGCAGCCACCAGTGCAGACAAATCAGGGACAGCCACCAGTGCAGACAAACCAGGGACAGCCCCCAGTGCAGACAAATCAGGGACAGCCACCAGTGCAGACAAATCAGGGACAGCCACCAGTTCAGACAAATCAGGGACAGCCACCAGTGCAGACAACCATCAATATATGA